A single region of the Mycobacterium lentiflavum genome encodes:
- a CDS encoding Zn-ribbon domain-containing OB-fold protein, translating into MPEVTSQEAAIDGWFATDDAGKPHLIGSKCPACGTYVFPPRENNCPNPACASDTLEPVALSTRGTLWSYTENRYPPPAPYPAADPFEPFAIAAVELADEGIIVLGKVIEGTLAADLKVGMQMELTTMPLFTDDDGVQRIVHAWRRAGDNKQSSAIGKGSEERRK; encoded by the coding sequence GTGCCAGAGGTCACCAGTCAAGAAGCCGCGATCGACGGATGGTTCGCCACCGACGACGCCGGAAAGCCCCATCTGATCGGTAGCAAGTGCCCGGCGTGCGGCACTTACGTTTTCCCGCCCCGCGAGAACAACTGCCCGAACCCGGCGTGCGCCAGCGACACCCTGGAGCCTGTCGCGTTGTCGACCCGGGGAACGCTGTGGAGCTACACCGAAAACCGCTATCCGCCGCCCGCGCCCTACCCCGCCGCGGACCCGTTCGAGCCGTTCGCGATCGCCGCGGTGGAGCTGGCCGACGAGGGAATCATCGTGCTGGGCAAGGTGATCGAGGGCACGCTGGCCGCCGACCTGAAGGTCGGCATGCAGATGGAACTGACCACCATGCCGCTGTTCACCGACGACGACGGTGTGCAACGCATCGTGCACGCTTGGAGGCGCGCCGGCGACAATAAACAGAGCAGTGCGATCGGAAAAGGGTCGGAGGAGCGGCGCAAATGA
- a CDS encoding DMT family transporter translates to MNAAWIIPFIILGGALQTCGAAMNGQLYKHLINPWLASAISFAVITVFFVAAFLLMPKPLPTARDVASMPWWAVIGGLVGAVQVYAGLTLVNRVGAGTFMAFTVTSALVMSLLLDHFGWLRLDPHPITLLRALGGVLLVGGVLLIAKF, encoded by the coding sequence ATGAACGCCGCCTGGATCATCCCGTTCATCATCCTGGGCGGAGCGCTTCAGACTTGCGGAGCCGCCATGAATGGCCAGCTTTACAAGCATCTGATCAACCCGTGGCTCGCGTCCGCGATCTCGTTCGCGGTCATCACCGTTTTCTTCGTCGCCGCGTTCCTGTTGATGCCGAAACCGCTGCCCACCGCTCGCGACGTCGCGTCCATGCCGTGGTGGGCCGTGATCGGTGGTCTGGTCGGAGCGGTCCAGGTCTACGCCGGCCTCACACTGGTCAACCGGGTCGGAGCCGGCACCTTCATGGCTTTCACCGTCACCTCAGCGCTCGTCATGTCGTTGCTTCTCGACCACTTTGGCTGGTTGCGGCTGGATCCTCACCCGATCACGCTGCTGCGGGCCCTGGGCGGCGTGCTCCTGGTGGGTGGAGTGTTGCTGATCGCCAAGTTCTGA
- the polA gene encoding DNA polymerase I: MLLDGNSLAFRAFYALPAENFKTRGGLTTNAVYGFTAMLINLLRDEAPTHIAAAFDVSRQTFRLERYPEYKAGRSETPDEFRGQIDITKEVLGALGITVLAEPGFEADDLIATLATQAENEGYRVLVVTGDRDSLQLVSDDVTVLYPRKGVSELTRFTPDAVVEKYGLTPAQYPDFAALRGDPSDNLPGIPGVGEKTASKWIVEYGSLQGLVDNVDSVRGKVGDALRAHLANVIRNRELTDLVKDVPLAQTPDTLRMLPWDRDQIHRLFDDLEFRVLRDRLFETLASVDPEVDEGFDVRGGALEAGQLAVWLAEHSSGKRFGLAVVGTHLAYDADATALAIVSADGEGRYIDTSSLDPDDEAALASWLADPGPPKALHEAKLAMHDLAGRGWTLAGVTSDTALAAYLVRPGQRSFALDDLSLRYLRRELRAETAEQQQLSLLDDSDGVDDQAVQTLILRAVAVLDLADALDEELARINSTSLLGGMELPVQRVLADLEHVGIAVDLPKLSELQSDFAAQIRDAAEAAYQVIGKQINLGSPKQLQTVLFDELGMPKTKRTKTGYTTDADALQSLFDKTGHPFLQHLLAHRDATRLKVTVDGLLNSVASDGRIHTTFNQTIAATGRLSSTEPNLQNIPIRTEAGRRIRDAFVVGDGYAELMTADYSQIEMRIMAHLSQDAGLIEAFNTGEDLHSFVASRAFGVPIEEVTAELRRRVKAMSYGLAYGLSAYGLAAQLKISTEEAKEQMDQYFARFGGIRDYLRDVVEQARKDGYTSTVFGRRRYLPELDSSNRNVREAAERAALNAPIQGSAADIIKVAMIEVDKAIKVAGLKSRMLLQVHDELLFEIAPGERAQVEELARDKMGSAYPLDVPLEVSVGYGRSWDSAAH, encoded by the coding sequence ATGTTGCTGGACGGCAATTCGCTGGCGTTTCGGGCGTTCTACGCGCTGCCCGCGGAGAACTTCAAGACCCGCGGCGGGCTGACCACCAACGCGGTCTACGGCTTCACCGCCATGCTGATCAACCTGCTGCGCGACGAGGCCCCGACGCACATCGCGGCGGCGTTCGACGTCTCGCGCCAGACGTTCCGGCTGGAGCGCTACCCGGAGTACAAGGCCGGCCGGTCGGAAACGCCCGACGAGTTCCGCGGCCAGATCGACATCACCAAGGAAGTGTTGGGCGCCCTGGGCATTACGGTGCTCGCCGAGCCCGGATTCGAAGCCGACGACCTGATCGCGACGCTGGCCACTCAGGCCGAGAACGAGGGCTACCGGGTCCTGGTGGTCACCGGCGACCGTGACTCCCTGCAGCTGGTCAGCGACGACGTCACGGTGCTCTACCCACGCAAGGGTGTCAGTGAACTGACCCGCTTCACCCCGGACGCGGTCGTCGAGAAGTATGGGCTGACGCCCGCGCAGTACCCCGACTTCGCCGCGCTGCGTGGCGATCCCAGCGACAACCTGCCCGGCATCCCCGGTGTGGGGGAGAAGACCGCGTCCAAGTGGATCGTCGAGTACGGGTCGCTGCAGGGTCTGGTCGACAACGTCGACTCGGTGCGCGGCAAGGTCGGCGACGCGCTGCGGGCCCACCTGGCCAACGTTATCCGCAACCGCGAGCTCACCGACCTCGTCAAAGACGTGCCGCTGGCGCAAACCCCGGACACGCTGCGGATGCTGCCGTGGGATCGCGACCAGATCCACCGGCTCTTCGACGACCTCGAGTTCCGCGTGCTGCGCGATCGGCTGTTCGAAACCCTGGCCTCGGTGGACCCCGAAGTGGACGAGGGATTCGACGTGCGCGGCGGTGCGCTGGAGGCCGGTCAGCTTGCCGTGTGGCTGGCCGAACACAGCTCCGGCAAGCGATTCGGTCTGGCCGTCGTCGGCACTCACCTGGCCTACGACGCCGACGCCACCGCGCTGGCCATCGTGTCCGCCGACGGCGAGGGCCGCTACATCGACACCTCGTCGCTGGATCCCGACGACGAGGCGGCGCTGGCGTCCTGGCTCGCCGACCCCGGGCCGCCCAAGGCGCTGCACGAGGCCAAACTGGCGATGCACGACCTCGCCGGGCGGGGCTGGACGCTGGCCGGCGTCACCTCCGATACCGCGCTGGCGGCCTACCTGGTGCGGCCCGGACAGCGCAGCTTTGCCCTCGACGATCTTTCGCTGCGCTATCTGCGCCGCGAACTGCGCGCCGAAACCGCAGAGCAGCAACAGCTTTCGCTTCTCGACGATTCCGACGGGGTGGACGACCAAGCGGTGCAGACGCTGATCCTGCGCGCCGTCGCGGTGCTGGACCTGGCCGACGCACTGGACGAGGAGCTGGCCCGGATCAACTCCACGTCGCTGCTGGGTGGCATGGAGCTGCCGGTGCAGCGGGTGCTCGCGGACCTCGAGCATGTCGGCATCGCGGTCGATCTGCCGAAACTGTCGGAGCTGCAAAGCGATTTCGCGGCCCAGATCCGCGACGCGGCCGAGGCGGCCTACCAGGTGATTGGCAAGCAGATCAACCTGGGCTCGCCAAAACAGTTGCAGACGGTGCTATTCGACGAGCTGGGGATGCCGAAGACCAAGCGCACCAAGACCGGCTACACCACCGACGCGGATGCCCTGCAGTCGCTGTTCGACAAGACCGGCCATCCGTTCCTACAGCATCTGCTGGCCCACCGGGACGCCACCCGGCTCAAGGTCACCGTCGACGGGCTGCTGAATTCGGTGGCCTCCGACGGGCGAATCCACACCACGTTCAACCAGACCATTGCCGCGACGGGCCGGTTGTCGTCGACCGAGCCCAATCTGCAGAACATTCCGATCCGCACCGAGGCCGGCCGCCGCATCCGCGACGCGTTCGTGGTCGGCGACGGTTATGCCGAGCTGATGACCGCCGACTACAGCCAGATCGAGATGCGGATCATGGCGCATCTGTCGCAGGACGCAGGCCTGATCGAGGCGTTCAACACCGGCGAAGACCTGCACTCGTTCGTCGCCTCTCGGGCCTTCGGGGTGCCGATCGAGGAGGTCACCGCCGAGCTGCGCCGCCGGGTCAAGGCGATGTCCTACGGGCTGGCCTACGGGTTGAGCGCCTACGGATTGGCCGCCCAGCTCAAGATCTCCACCGAAGAAGCCAAAGAGCAGATGGACCAGTACTTCGCCCGATTCGGCGGCATCCGCGACTACCTGCGTGACGTCGTCGAACAGGCCCGCAAGGACGGCTACACCTCCACGGTGTTCGGCCGCCGGCGCTACCTGCCCGAGCTGGACAGCAGCAACCGCAACGTGCGCGAGGCCGCGGAACGGGCGGCGCTCAACGCGCCGATTCAGGGCAGCGCGGCCGACATCATCAAGGTGGCGATGATCGAGGTCGACAAGGCGATCAAGGTTGCCGGGCTCAAATCCCGGATGCTGTTGCAGGTACACGACGAATTGCTGTTCGAGATCGCGCCCGGCGAGCGCGCACAGGTCGAGGAGCTGGCGCGCGACAAGATGGGCTCCGCCTACCCGTTGGACGTCCCGCTCGAGGTTTCCGTCGGCTACGGCCGGTCCTGGGACTCGGCAGCACACTAA
- the rpsA gene encoding 30S ribosomal protein S1, whose translation MPSPAVTSPQVAVNDIGSSEDFLAAIDKTIKYFNDGDIVEGTIVKVDRDEVLLDIGYKTEGVIPARELSIKHDVDPNEVVTVGDEVEALVLTKEDKEGRLILSKKRAQYERAWGTIEALKEKDEAVKGTVIEVVKGGLILDIGLRGFLPASLVEMRRVRDLQPYIGKEIEAKIIELDKNRNNVVLSRRAWLEQTQSEVRSEFLNQLQKGTIRKGVVSSIVNFGAFVDLGGVDGLVHVSELSWKHIDHPSEVVQVGDEVTVEVLDVDMDRERVSLSLKATQEDPWRHFARTHAIGQIVPGKVTKLVPFGAFVRVEEGIEGLVHISELAERHVEVPDQVVAVGDDAMVKVIDIDLERRRISLSLKQANEDYTDEFDPAKYGMADSYDEQGNYIFPEGFDSETNEWMEGFDTQRNEWEARYAEAERRHKMHTAQMEKFAAAEAAGHADSDHTPGNGASSPKEAGGSLASDAQLAALREKLAGNA comes from the coding sequence ATGCCGAGTCCCGCCGTCACCTCGCCGCAAGTAGCCGTCAACGACATTGGCTCGAGCGAGGACTTTCTCGCCGCAATAGACAAAACGATCAAGTACTTCAACGATGGCGACATCGTCGAAGGCACGATCGTCAAAGTGGACCGGGACGAGGTGCTCCTCGATATCGGCTACAAGACCGAAGGGGTCATCCCCGCCCGCGAACTCTCCATCAAGCACGATGTCGACCCCAACGAGGTCGTTACCGTCGGCGATGAGGTCGAGGCCCTTGTTCTCACCAAGGAGGACAAAGAAGGCCGTCTGATCCTGTCCAAGAAGCGCGCGCAGTACGAGCGCGCCTGGGGCACCATCGAAGCGCTCAAGGAGAAGGACGAGGCCGTCAAGGGCACCGTCATCGAGGTCGTCAAGGGCGGCCTGATCCTCGACATCGGGCTGCGTGGCTTCCTGCCCGCCTCGCTGGTCGAGATGCGCCGGGTGCGCGATCTGCAGCCTTACATCGGCAAGGAGATCGAAGCCAAGATCATCGAGCTGGACAAGAACCGCAACAACGTGGTGCTGTCGCGGCGCGCCTGGCTGGAGCAGACCCAGTCCGAGGTGCGCAGCGAGTTCCTCAACCAGCTGCAGAAGGGCACCATCCGTAAGGGTGTGGTCTCCTCGATCGTCAACTTCGGCGCGTTCGTCGATCTCGGCGGTGTCGACGGTCTGGTGCACGTTTCCGAATTGTCTTGGAAGCACATCGATCACCCGTCCGAGGTGGTCCAGGTTGGCGACGAGGTCACCGTCGAGGTGCTTGATGTCGACATGGACCGCGAGCGGGTTTCGTTGTCGCTCAAGGCGACTCAGGAAGACCCGTGGCGCCACTTCGCCCGCACCCACGCCATCGGTCAGATCGTTCCCGGCAAGGTCACCAAGCTGGTGCCGTTCGGTGCGTTCGTGCGGGTCGAGGAGGGCATCGAAGGTCTGGTGCACATCTCGGAGCTGGCCGAGCGCCACGTCGAGGTGCCCGACCAGGTGGTGGCCGTCGGCGACGACGCGATGGTCAAGGTCATCGACATCGACCTGGAGCGTCGCCGAATCTCGTTGTCGCTCAAGCAGGCCAACGAGGACTACACCGACGAGTTCGACCCCGCCAAGTACGGCATGGCCGACAGCTACGACGAGCAGGGCAACTACATCTTCCCCGAGGGCTTCGACTCCGAAACCAACGAGTGGATGGAAGGCTTCGACACTCAGCGCAACGAGTGGGAGGCCCGCTACGCCGAGGCCGAGCGCCGGCACAAGATGCACACCGCGCAGATGGAGAAGTTCGCCGCCGCCGAAGCCGCCGGGCACGCCGACAGCGATCACACGCCGGGCAACGGGGCGTCCTCGCCGAAGGAGGCGGGCGGCTCGCTCGCCAGCGACGCTCAGCTGGCCGCGCTGCGCGAAAAGCTCGCCGGGAACGCCTAA